One segment of Peromyscus leucopus breed LL Stock chromosome 5, UCI_PerLeu_2.1, whole genome shotgun sequence DNA contains the following:
- the LOC114701062 gene encoding 40S ribosomal protein S28-like, with protein MERNCMPPIKLARISKVLGRTSSQGLEFMDNTSSCIIHHVKGPMGEGDMLALLKSEREALSPC; from the coding sequence ATGGAGAGGAATTGCATGCCACCCATCAAATTGGCCAGAATATCCAAAGTGTTAGGCAGGACCAGTTCACAGGGCCTGGAATTTATGGACAACACTAGCTCTTGCATCATTCACCATGTTAAAGGCCCCATGGGAGAAGGTGACATGCTTGCCCTGTTGAAGTCAGAAAGAGAAGCGCTAAGCCCATGCTGA